In Carya illinoinensis cultivar Pawnee chromosome 10, C.illinoinensisPawnee_v1, whole genome shotgun sequence, one DNA window encodes the following:
- the LOC122279473 gene encoding uncharacterized protein LOC122279473, translated as MANTDNSSNTSTDNVESDPRSPYFLTNVDHPGVLLVSEKLRNNNYYSLSRFMFLSLKVWNKLGFIDGFIPVPDKAVALFPSWSKCETIVLSWLLNPLTSKMAQSVIYVDSSCAMWLELKEHFSQGNGPQIFELQTAIATLRQEKNDVSTYFTDSKVLWDELLNYQPLLVCHCHGCTCNSSKMFAQNYHQTYVMTFLMGLNDVFDNVRGQILMMDPLPSINMAFSLVIQEERQRLVSHRNSSFASVESVALVAKSENSFKNFKGNARSRLLCSHCGLAGHIVDKYFKLHGYPPNYKFRDKSKTGFVNSVQ; from the coding sequence ATGGCTAATACTGATAATAGTTCCAATACTTCCACTGATAATGTTGAGTCTGATCCACGAAGTCCATATTTCCTCACAAATGTTGATCATCCTGGAGTGCTTTTGGTGAGTGAGAAATTAAGAAACAATAATTACTATTCGTTGTCCCGTTTCATGTTCTTATCATTGAAGGTGTGGAATAAACTTGGATTCATTGATGGATTCATTCCTGTTCCAGACAAGGCTGTTGCTCTGTTTCCTTCTTGGAGTAAATGTGAAACCATTGTGTTGTCTTGGTTACTTAATCCCTTGACTTCGAAGATGGCTCAGAGTGTAATCTATGTTGATTCCTCTTGTGCAATGTGGCTTGAGCTGAAAGAACATTTTTCACAAGGTAACGGACCTCAGATATTTGAATTGCAAACTGCTATTGCTACATTACGCCAAGAGAAGAATGACGTTAGCACATATTTCACAGATTCAAAGGTACTATGGGATGAACTTTTGAATTATCAACCCTTACTTGTCTGTCATTGTCATGGTTGTACATGCAATTCTTCAAAGATGTTTGCTCAAAATTATCACCAGACCTATGTCATGACTTTTCTCATGGGGCTCAATGATGTTTTTGATAATGTGAGAGGTCAAATCTTGATGATGGATCCTTTACCTTCTATTAACATGGCATTTTCTCTTGTTATACAAGAAGAGAGGCAGCGACTTGTTAGTCATCGTAATTCTTCTTTTGCCTCTGTTGAATCTGTTGCTTTGGTTGCTAAATCTGAGAATTCCTTTAAGAATTTTAAAGGAAATGCACGTAGCAGACTTCTTTGTAGCCATTGTGGACTTGCTGGACATATTGttgacaaatattttaaattgcaTGGATATCCCCCTAACTATAAGTTTAGGGATAAGTCCAAAACTGGATTTGTTAATTCTGTTCAATAG
- the LOC122280134 gene encoding GDSL esterase/lipase At5g03610-like, whose translation MDTQKLISSVLCCFLLSMLSGRQQTVQGNHHIPSNIRPLKLFIFGDSYVDTGNTNKTQVAWKYPYGITFPGKAVGRFSDGCVLSDYIAKFLGLESSIPYEGWKSSSCGIPLLKYGMNFAYGGTGVFDTVTPGPKMTVQIDYFEQLLKDNVFTAKDLESSVSLVSLAGNDYFTYLTTNVASAEGLQSFITTVVNQLAINLKRIHGLGVKKIAVTFIEPFGCLPIFTGTSSFRQCNETYNSFASFHNLLLNQTVEKLNKETKDSPFFIIDLYASFRSTIKKKGSIKFENPLKPCCLPTVSGDYLACGRVDENGAKLYTLCENPKSGFFWDSFHPSQEGWRAVYSALQATLEQYFLH comes from the exons GGCGGCAACAAACGGTGCAAGGAAATCATCATATACCCTCTAATATTCGTCCGCTAAAGCTCTTCATCTTTGGAGATTCTTATGTTGACACCGGCAACACCAATAAAACTCAAGTCGCGTGGAAATATCCCTATGGCATCACCTTTCCGGGAAAAGCAGTTGGTCGTTTCTCTGATGGCTGTGTCCTCTCCGATTACATTG ctaaGTTCTTAGGACTCGAGTCTTCGATTCCATATGAAGGGTGGAAATCGTCATCATGTGGGATTCCATTGTTGAAATACGGAATGAATTTTGCTTATGGAGGCACGGGTGTCTTCGATACTGTTACCCCCGGCCCAAAAATGACAGTCCAGATCGATTACTTCGAACAGCTTCTCAAAGACAATGTGTTTACCGCTAAAGACCTAGAGAGCTCCGTGTCCTTAGTCAGTCTCGCTGGAAATGACTACTTTACCTACCTTACCACGAACGTCGCATCTGCCGAG GGATTGCAATCTTTCATTACGACAGTGGTCAATCAACTTGCCATCAACTTGAAACGAATTCATGGCTTGGGTGTTAAAAAAATAGCCGTGACATTTATAGAGCCTTTTGGATGTCTCCCTATTTTCACAGGCACATCCTCATTCCGGCAGTGCAATGAGACGTATAACTCGTTCGCCAGTTTCCACAATCTTCTATtgaaccaaacagtggaaaagCTGAACAAGGAAACAAAGGATTCTCCCTTTTTCATTATTGATCTTTATGCTTCGTTCAGGTCCACCATCAAGAAAAAAG GAAGTATTAAGTTTGAGAACCCATTGAAGCCGTGCTGTTTGCCTACTGTAAGCGGCGACTATTTAGCCTGTGGGAGGGTAGATGAAAATGGAGCCAAGTTATATACACTTTGTGAGAATCCCAAATCAGGATTCTTTTGGGACTCATTTCATCCTTCGCAGGAGGGATGGCGTGCTGTGTATTCAGCTTTGCAAGCCACTCTTGAACAATATTTTCTCCACTAG
- the LOC122279839 gene encoding GDSL esterase/lipase At5g03610-like — MDTQKLLCSVLCCFLLSILSGRQQAVQGHYVPSDIRPLKLFVFGDSYADTGNTNKSQAAWIFPYGITFPGKPAGRFSDGRVLADYVAKFLGLESPIPYEGWKSSSCGIPLLKHGMNFAYGGTGVFDTIFPGPKMTVQIDFFEHLLKDNVFTAKDLEGSVSFVSLAGNDYFTHISTNGSAEGLQSFITTVVNQLAINLKRIHGLGVKKIAVTGIVPFGCLPPFTGKSSFQQCNETYNSFVGFHNLLLNQTVEKLNRETKDSPFFIIDLYASFTSAIKNEGSIKFENPPLKPCCLGVSSEYFCGRVDENGAKLYTLCENPKSAFFWDAAHPSQQGWRAVYSALQATLEQYFLH, encoded by the exons ATGGACACGCAAAAGCTCCTCTGTTCTGTTCTCTGCTGCTTCCTCTTGTCCATTCTCTCAG GCCGGCAACAAGCCGTGCAAGGACATTATGTACCCTCTGATATTCGTCCGCTAAAGCTCTTCGTCTTTGGGGATTCTTATGCTGACACAGGCAACACCAATAAATCTCAAGCCGCTTGGATATTTCCCTATGGCATCACCTTTCCGGGAAAACCAGCTGGTCGTTTCTCCGATGGCCGTGTCCTTGCCGATTACGTTG ctaaGTTCTTAGGACTTGAGTCTCCGATTCCATATGAAGGGTGGAAATCATCATCATGTGGGATTCCATTGTTGAAACACGGAATGAATTTTGCTTATGGAGGCACGGGTGTATTTGATACTATTTTCCCCGGCCCAAAAATGACAGTCCAGATCGATTTCTTCGAACATCTTCTCAAAGACAACGTGTTTACCGCTAAAGACCTAGAGGGCTCCGTGTCCTTTGTCAGTCTCGCGGGTAATGACTACTTTACCCACATTAGCACGAATGGATCTGCTGAG GGATTGCAATCTTTCATTACAACAGTGGTCAATCAACTTGCCATCAACTTGAAACGAATTCATGGCTTGGGAGTTAAAAAAATAGCCGTGACAGGTATAGTGCCTTTTGGATGTCTCCCTCCTTTCACAGGCAAATCCTCCTTCCAGCAGTGCAATGAGACGTATAACTCATTCGTCGGTTTCCACAATCTTCTATTGAACCAAACCGTGGAAAAGCTGAACAGGGAAACGAAGGATTCTCCCTTTTTCATTATTGATCTTTATGCTTCGTTCACGTCCGCCATCAAGAACGAAG GAAGTATAAAGTTTGAGAACCCGCCATTGAAGCCATGCTGTTTGGGTGTCAGCAGCGAATATTTCTGCGGAAGGGTAGATGAAAATGGAGCCAAGTTATATACACTTTGTGAGAATCCCAAATCAGCATTCTTTTGGGACGCAGCTCATCCCTCGCAGCAGGGATGGCGTGCTGTGTATTCAGCTTTGCAAGCCACTCTTGAACAATATTTTCTCCACTAG